The Aliiroseovarius pelagivivens DNA segment CGGAACCCCGCCGTGCGATTGTCCACCGACCAGATGATCCGCGTGGGCGCAAAAGTGCCCTTCATGAAGCGTTTGTACGAGTTGATATAGGGCGCCATGAAATAGGTGTAATCCGGTGCGTATTTCAAAAGCCCCGCCATGTAGTTCTTCATCAGATCCGACATGCCCAGCGCATCATCAGGGTCGAAGAACACGTTTGCACCATCCTTCCACAGCGACTGATGCACGTGGGACGAACTACCTACCTTGTCGTGATGCCATTTCGGCAGGAATGTCGCGGCATGGCCCTGCTGCCACGCGATTTCCTTCACCGCGTGCTTGGCGATCGAGTGATACTCGGCATTGTCCATCGCGGGCGCGTATTTGATGTTCAACTCCTCCTGACCGGTCTCGGCCTCGCCCTTTGAATTCTCGATCGGCAGACCCGCGTTCCACAGGTGATTGCGGATCGGCCGCATCACGTGTTCTTCCTTGGTGGTCTGCAGGATGTGGTAATCTTCGTTGTAGCTCGAGATCGGGGTCAGATCGCGGAAGCCGCCTTTGCTAATCTCGTCAAAGCTTTTCTCGAACAGGAAGAATTCCAGCTCGGTCGCGGTCATCGCGTCAAAGCCCAGCTCGGCCAGACGCGCCACCTGACGCTTCAGGATCGCGCGCGGGGAATGGGTAACATCCGCATGCGTATGGTGATCCAGCACATCGCACATCACCATCACCGTGCCTTCAAGCCACGGGACCGGGCGCAGGGTCGACAGATCGGGCTTCATGACATAATCGCCATACCCGCTTTCCCACGACGTCGAGGCATAGCCTTCCGGCGTGCCCATTTCCAGATCCGTTGCCAACAGGTAATTGCAGCAATGGGTTTCTTCATAGGCTCCGGCCACGAAATGGCCCGCGTGGAACCGCTTGCCCATCAGGCGCCCCTGCATGTCGACCAGACATACCAGAACCGTATCAACGCTGCCTTCGGCAAATTGGGCTTTCAGATCGTCGAGTGTCATAACTGCCTCTTTCAAGAAATGCGGGGGCGGCAGGTGGCCGCCCCACGCGGTAACATTAACCGTAGCGGTAAGGCCGTCCAGCCTTCTGCATGTCGGAATTATACTTGCGGAAGATCTCGACCACTTTGGCCTTGGTCGGGCTTTCGGCGGCGATCTCGTCCCAGAACTTGACGGCGGCCTCTTCGACCTGCGCCCATTCTTCGTCTGGGATGGTCGTCAGCTTCATCTTGTCGCCGTTGACCCGCAGGCTGGCTTCTCCGCCCCAATACCACCACTGGCGATAATAGTGCGACTGATCACAGCACACGCGGAACAAGGTTTGCAGGTCTTCCGGCAGCTCGTTCCAGCGATCCAAGTTGGTGAAGAACGACCCAGCCCATGCGCCCGAGATGTTGTTGGTCAGGAAATAGTCGGTCACATCAGCCCACCCAACGGTGTAGTCTTCTGTGATGCCTGACCAAGCAACGCCGTCCAGTTCGCCGGTTTGCACGGCAACCTCGATGTCTTCCCAAGGCAGTGTCACCGGGACCACGCCAAACTGGCTAAGGAACCGGCCCGCTGTCGGGAAGGTAAAGACGCGTTTGCCTTTCAGGTCGGCAAGCGAGTTGATCGGGTCTTTGGTGGCAAAGTGGCACGGGTCCCACGATCCGGCGCTGACGTGCTTGATGCCAACGGCCGAGTATTCCTCGTCCCAGATCTCGTTCAGGCCGTACTGGTTGAACAGTACCGGCACATCCAGAGAATAGCGCGAGGCAAACGGGAAATAGCCGCCAAAGACGGTCACATCCGTGGGTGACGCCATCGAATCATCATCCGACTGCACCGCATCAATCGTACCCTTTTGCATGGCGCGGAACAGCTCGCCTGTCGGGACCAACTGGTCGGCATAGAAGAGCTCGATCTGCATGCGGTCGCCGGCAATCTTGTTGAACATCGCGATTGCAGGATCAATCACATGCGCGGCAAGCGCGGGACCGGCATAGGTCTGCATCCGCCACTTAATTGTGCTTTGTGCAAGTGCGGGTGTCGCCAGTGGGGCGGCTGCCATGCCGACCCCGGCGGTGGTTAAGAACTTACGTCTCGTTGTCATCTTCTCTCTCCTAGTTGGTTGTTTTTATTATTGTTATTTTCCGTACACATAATTGGGCAGCCAAAGAGCGATTTGGGGGAAGATCATGATGATTGCCAAGGCAACTCCCATGATAAGGACGAATGGCACGATCGAACGGTAAATGTCCCCCAGCCCAATTTCTGGCGGTGCCATGGCCCTCATAAGAAACAGGTTATAGCCAAAGGGCGGCGTCATATACGCGATCTGGGTGGTGATGGTGTAAAGCACCCCATACCAGATCAGGTCGAAGCCCAGCACTTTGACCAAGGGCACGTAAAGCGGCGCCACGATGACCAGCATCGCGGTGTCATCCAGAAACGTACCCATGATAATAAAGCTTAGCTGCATCAGGATCAAAATGACCCACGGGTTTAGCCCAAGCTGATCGGTGAACAGGTTGTCGATGGCCTTGACCGCGCCCAGCCCGTCAAAGACAGCGCCAAAGCCCAGTGCAGCCAGAATAATCCACATGAACATGCAAGAAATCAGCAAGGTCTGCTTGGTGCAGGTCTCGAAGATGTGCCACGTCATGCGACGCTTGGCGACGGACGCGAACAAAGCCGTCAGTGCTCCGATCGCCGAGCTTTCCACCAGCGAGGTCCAGCCATTCACGAAGGGAACCATCATCGCAGCAAAGATCGCCAGTGGCAGGACACCTGCGCCCAGAAGGCGAAGCTTTTCGGCGCGCGAGACTTCGTGCGCGTCCTCCATCGCTGGTCCAAGGTGCGGTTGGAACTTACAACGCAGCCAGATGTAGACGACGAACAGCGTGGCCATCATCAGCCCCGGCAACACCCCAGCGAGCCACAGCTGCCCAACCGGTTGACGCGCGATCATCGCATAAAGCACCAGCACGACCGAGGGCGGCACAAGGATCCCCAGACTAGACCCCGCCTGAATCACCCCCGTGACCATGATCTTGTCATAGCCCCGGCGCAAAAGTTCTGGCAGCGCGATGGTGGCCCCGATGGCCATGCCCGCGACGCTCAGCCCGTTCATGGCGGACACCAGCACCATCAAGCCGATGGTGCCTATGGCGAGGCCTCCGTTCACCGGTCCCATCCAGACGTGGAACATGCGGTATAGGTCGTCTGCCAGACGGCTTTCGCTTAGGACATACCCCATGAAGATGAACATCGGCAGGGTCAGAAGCGGATACCATTTCATCAGCTTCATCGCGGCCGAGAACGGAATGTCCTGCCCACCCACGCCCCAAAGCGACAGCGCAGCAATCGCGCCCACGGCACCAATCGCGCCGAACACGCGCTGTCCGGTGAACAGCATCAGCATCATCGATGCGAACATGAAAATGGCGATATATTCTTGGCTCATGTGCGTGTCACACCAATCTCGTTGCCGCGGATGCGGGCGATGTCTTTGAAAAGTTCGGAAATGGCCTGAAGCAGCATCAGGAAGAAGCCCAGAACCATGATGGATTTGATCGGCCAAGCATAAGGCCGCCACGCGGTCGATGATCTCTCAAGCCGCCCGATCTCCTCGGCCCCTGTGATCAGTCCCCAGAAATAGGAAAACGGCGCGTCGCCCCAATAGCCCAACGAATAGGCCGTCGATCCGACGCCACCCCAGATCAGCACACCAAGATAGATCAACAGGAAGAAGATGGTGAAGGCATCGAACCACGCTTTCTTGCGGTCGTTCCATGTGTGGTAAAACAGGTCCATCCGCACATTCGACCCCATCTGGAGCGAGTACGGCCCGCCCATGATGTAATAGGTCACCATCGCGAACTGCGCCATTTCCAAGGTCCAGAGCGACGGCAGGAAGAACGTCTTCGAGATCGAGGACCACAACAGGATCCCCATCATCACGAACAGCCCCCACATCATCACCCGCCCGATGCGATAGTTCACAGCGTCGATGACATGTACATATCCGGTCATGAACGCGGTCACGTGGTGTTCCTTTCGGTCATGGTGGCCTCGGCCACGGCGATCCAGTTCGCCAGCATCAGCGCGATGCCAGATTGCTGGTCAGCAGTCTCGATCAGGTCGTTTCGGATTTCGATCATCACATTCGGCAACCCATACGGCACCGCATGGTGATTGAGGGTATGGGCGACGCCATCCGATGCCGCATAGGGTTCATTCAACTGAACCTCCATCCCAAGATCCGCCGGGATCGACTGCATCATAGCGTGCGCCAGCCGGTCATCATCTCCATGCAGAATTCCGATCTGTACCGCGCGCATCTGGTCGCGATAGACAGGTGTGAAACTGTGGACGGTCACCATCATCCGAAGATACGCCCGGTGCACACCGATCTGTTCCGTAAGCATGCTTGAAAACGGACGATAGACATGGTCCACCCTTGCGGCGCGCGCGACGTCAGACAGATCTGTATTTCCCGGTATTTCAAACACTTCGCTACGGACCGGGATAGCGTCCGGCGCGTCGGGAGGTCGATTGCAATCGTACACCAGCCGCGAAATTCCGCCATGCACAAGCACGGCATTCATCTTCTGCGCCAGCCCCTTGGCGACGGGCAACGCGCCGGGATCCCAAGCGATGTGGCGGGTCAGTATGTCGTCATCCAACCCAAGCCCCGCCAGATGCGCAGGCACCCGGTTCGTGGCGTGTTCACACACCACGATCACCGAGGGCGCATCGGCCATCTGATCCACATGCACAGCTGGACCGAAAGTAGATTTCAACGACTGCGATTCCATCTGGAAAAAGTTCCACAGCTTCATTCGTTGTGTCAATATTTTTCCGTAACGATTTTCCCGCCCTTGATTTTCCTGTCGGTTTTTTGACAGAATGACTAAATTCACAGCAAAAGGGTGATGCCACGTGCGCGTAACTGATCAGCTTCTACAACATCGCGAAGAGATGACCCCGTCCGAGCGGCAGCTCTTGAGCGTGCTTCTGGACGACTATCCCTTATCCGGGCTGGGCAGCATCACCGAGCTGGCGGCGAACGCGTCGGTGTCCACCACCACGGTCGCGCGGCTTTTGCAAAAAACCGGGTTCAAGGGCTATCCGCAATTTCAGGCCGCCCTGCGACGCGAGCTGAAAGAGATGATCTCGGACCCCGTCGCGAAACGCGATGTGTGGAAGACCGATCTGCCGGAAGAGCACATGCTGAACCGGTATTCACGACAAGCGCTTGAGAACCAGCGGCGCAGCCTGGACGAGGTCGACCCGGACGAGTTCGACGGCTTGTGCAAATTGCTGTGTGATCCAAACCGCCGCATCTTCATCGCCGGGGGCCGCATCACCGGCACGCTGGCGCAGTATTTCTATCTGCACCTTCAGATGATCCGGCCCGACGTGCGTCTTTTGCCCTTCTCAGCATCGTGGACGCACGAGCTTTTGGACATTCGCAAGGGGGACGTACTGATCGCGCTGGATGTGCGCCGTTATGAAAACACCACGCTGGTGATCGGGCAGCTCTGCCATGAACGCGAGGCCGAGATCGTGCTGTTCACCGACCAGTGGCGATCGCCCATTCACCGGCTGGCGCGCCACACTTTCAGCGCACGTATCGCTGTTCCATCTGCATGGGATTCCATGGCCGCGATTTTGGTCTTGCTGGAATGCGCCGTGGCCGAAGTACAGGAACGCCTTTGGGACGATGTGAAAGCGCGGACAGATGCACTGGAAGAAGCGTTTGATCGCACCAAATTGTTTCGCAAATTCGGACAAAGTAGCAGTTCTAGCTAAGACTTTTCGGCATTTGAAAACAACCACCTACGCCTTGCGCCCTTAAAACACTGCGCCAAATCTTGCCCGACCCCATCTGCCCCATTTTTGCCCCAATTTTGAGAACACCCCAATTTGTGATAGAGTGGCCGGACTAGCCTTCTAAAATTAATTGCAAATTCTGATTTGGGCCGCGGGTGCGCATGTCCGATATTGATGCCAAGATAGTAAAGAAAAATGGGGTCCGAGCAGATTGGGTTGATCTGAGGGATCAGAACTATGTGCCGAACCTGGCCATCCTGAAACACGCATTGTCGATTGACCCTCAGTTGCTGACCGCCCCTGATGACGCGGGATTGCGACATCCGGTTTTCACGGTTCGACATCAGGGCGCGTCCGGGCGGTGCGTTGGGTTTGCATTAGCCAATCTGATCGACATTCAGCGACACCTGCAACGGGCCGAACGGGGTGAGCCGCCACAAAGTGGCGAAGCCCATGCCGACGACATAACCAGCGCAGACATGCTGTATCGCATGGCACATTTCCACGATCGCTATCCATCTCTTGAAGCCATGAAGGTCGAGGCACACGAGGGCGTCCTGACCCTGCGCTCGGCGATCAAGGGGTTCTATCATCACGGTGCCTGTCTGGACTGGCCATTCCCCGATGCGCCCCCCGATGACACACGGTGGCAAAGCGACTGCTATCTGGCGGGTGGCCCGGATGCGGGGCGGCGGTTCACCAGCGTGGCGCAAGCCCGCCATGCCCGCGACATTGGGTTGGGGGCGTATTTCCGGTTGGCCTCGGTCCTGAACCATTTTCACGCCGCACTGAACGACGCGCAGGCCGTATTGGTCAGCGCCAATGTCCACGACGGGTGGCTCCACGCCACGCCGCAGAACAGCGGGGTGATTGGTTGGCCCCCTGCGCAAGGCAAGATGGGGACGCACGCCTTTGTTCTGACCGGCTATGACCAGCACGGCTTTCACGTTCTGAACTCGTGGGGGGCGGAATGGGGTGGCTATCAGGGGCAGGCCGGGATCGGATTGTGGAGCTATGACGACTGGGCGCGCAACGTGATTGACGGCTGGGTGCTGCGTTTGGGCGTGCCTGCCCCCGCTGCCTTTGGGGCCTCGGTGGGCGAGAAAGGCACCAAGGGTGTGATCGGCAAGATCCGCTCGGCTTCGACCCCGTGTTTCGAACTTGTCGGGCACTACATGCATCTGGACGATGGCTATCATGTTTCGACCGGATCTTATCCGTCGTTCAAAGACGGCTGGACCCGCACACATGACCACCTTGCCCCTAAGCTGGACCCCAAGGCCGCGCCGGACGACCCGCACAAGTATCGCGGATTGCTGGTGTGGATCCCCGGCAGTTTGGAGGGCATCAAGCCCGCCTTTTCCGCCGCAGTCGCACGCAAGAACGCGATCAAGGCGATGGGGCTGTATCCCTATTCGATTTTCTGGTGCAACAGCTTCGTCGAGAAGTCTTTAGAGGTGCTGGAAAGCTTGTTCGACAGCTGCACCTCCCAAGCTGGCGAAACCGCTGAACATCTGGACGAGCTGATCGAAAACCGCGTGCGCGGCGTTGGCCGTGCCTTTTGGCGGGACATCGAGATGAGCGCCATGCGCGCGATGAAAGGCACCGGCGAGTTGCCGTTCGAACGTCATCTGGACCGAAGCTATTCTGATACCGGCGTGGTCGGGGACTTCCTGCATAGCCTTCTCGATCTGAAGGAACAGACCGGCTGCGAGCTGCATATCGTGGCCGAAGGTGCGGGCGTTCTGATGGTGCACGAGATGCTGTCGCTGCTGAAACCCGACATGCCCCCACCCTTTTCGCGCCCCGGCGTGGATTTCCGCGAAACATGGTTCGACACGATGCATCTGGCGCATCCGGCCATCGGTTTGCCGCGCGCCCAGAATGTCCTTCTGCCCCGGATCGCGCAGATGAACGGGGCGCTGGATCCCGCGCGTCACAGCAAAAGCCGGGCGCGTGGTCCTGTGGTGCAGCCGGTCCTGCGCGCGGCCAGCGATGTTCCTGCCCGGATCTATGTCCCAACAGAAGAGCTTGAGGATCGCGTCTGCTTCGGTGCCTACGGCAAATCCGTTTTGCATCTGGTCTCGAACGCGTTCGAAGATCGCTATCCCTTGCCGCGTGGCACCGATACACCAGATGTTGCGGCCTATCTGAAAGCACGGCCCTTTCTGGGCATGGCCAGCCTTGTCGAAAACGACGCGGCGGTTGCCAGCGGCGCGATCTTTCGCCTGAACCGCATCCACAACCAAAAGCACGATCTTGAACGCATTCAGCAGAGCGACCTGAATGCCGACCCCACCATCACCAACAGTATTTTCGAGTGCATCAGAGGAACAAGAAACACGTGACCTGACAAAGGAGAAGACCGATGGCCAGAATCTCAGTCGAACAGCTTATGTCCCAAATGGCGGATCCCAACGTCGCGGAAGAGGACTTGGCCAAATACTTCATATTGGATGAAGAACGCTCCGGTGCGTTCAACCCGATGTTTGAACTGAACCCGAAAACGGTCGAAATCCCGGAAGGCCCGGATGCTCGGGCACGGACCGCAGCGGCTATGAACTTTTTCAACTGGGCCTCGCGTGCAAAGCGGCAAGGCAAGTTCAAGGATAAGGTCAACGCCGGATATACAGGGCCGATCATCGTGTCCGAAGGGGACA contains these protein-coding regions:
- a CDS encoding C1 family peptidase is translated as MSDIDAKIVKKNGVRADWVDLRDQNYVPNLAILKHALSIDPQLLTAPDDAGLRHPVFTVRHQGASGRCVGFALANLIDIQRHLQRAERGEPPQSGEAHADDITSADMLYRMAHFHDRYPSLEAMKVEAHEGVLTLRSAIKGFYHHGACLDWPFPDAPPDDTRWQSDCYLAGGPDAGRRFTSVAQARHARDIGLGAYFRLASVLNHFHAALNDAQAVLVSANVHDGWLHATPQNSGVIGWPPAQGKMGTHAFVLTGYDQHGFHVLNSWGAEWGGYQGQAGIGLWSYDDWARNVIDGWVLRLGVPAPAAFGASVGEKGTKGVIGKIRSASTPCFELVGHYMHLDDGYHVSTGSYPSFKDGWTRTHDHLAPKLDPKAAPDDPHKYRGLLVWIPGSLEGIKPAFSAAVARKNAIKAMGLYPYSIFWCNSFVEKSLEVLESLFDSCTSQAGETAEHLDELIENRVRGVGRAFWRDIEMSAMRAMKGTGELPFERHLDRSYSDTGVVGDFLHSLLDLKEQTGCELHIVAEGAGVLMVHEMLSLLKPDMPPPFSRPGVDFRETWFDTMHLAHPAIGLPRAQNVLLPRIAQMNGALDPARHSKSRARGPVVQPVLRAASDVPARIYVPTEELEDRVCFGAYGKSVLHLVSNAFEDRYPLPRGTDTPDVAAYLKARPFLGMASLVENDAAVASGAIFRLNRIHNQKHDLERIQQSDLNADPTITNSIFECIRGTRNT
- a CDS encoding glutamine synthetase family protein, which gives rise to MTLDDLKAQFAEGSVDTVLVCLVDMQGRLMGKRFHAGHFVAGAYEETHCCNYLLATDLEMGTPEGYASTSWESGYGDYVMKPDLSTLRPVPWLEGTVMVMCDVLDHHTHADVTHSPRAILKRQVARLAELGFDAMTATELEFFLFEKSFDEISKGGFRDLTPISSYNEDYHILQTTKEEHVMRPIRNHLWNAGLPIENSKGEAETGQEELNIKYAPAMDNAEYHSIAKHAVKEIAWQQGHAATFLPKWHHDKVGSSSHVHQSLWKDGANVFFDPDDALGMSDLMKNYMAGLLKYAPDYTYFMAPYINSYKRFMKGTFAPTRIIWSVDNRTAGFRLCGEGTKAVRVECRIPGSDMNPYLAIAGMLAAGIAGIEEGLELQAPTTGDVYQGDTGMIPGNLSAARDALHGSAMLRAAMGDDVVDHYTRAAEVEIEEFERVVTDWEVARGFERA
- a CDS encoding MurR/RpiR family transcriptional regulator, which gives rise to MRVTDQLLQHREEMTPSERQLLSVLLDDYPLSGLGSITELAANASVSTTTVARLLQKTGFKGYPQFQAALRRELKEMISDPVAKRDVWKTDLPEEHMLNRYSRQALENQRRSLDEVDPDEFDGLCKLLCDPNRRIFIAGGRITGTLAQYFYLHLQMIRPDVRLLPFSASWTHELLDIRKGDVLIALDVRRYENTTLVIGQLCHEREAEIVLFTDQWRSPIHRLARHTFSARIAVPSAWDSMAAILVLLECAVAEVQERLWDDVKARTDALEEAFDRTKLFRKFGQSSSSS
- a CDS encoding TRAP transporter small permease subunit; the encoded protein is MTGYVHVIDAVNYRIGRVMMWGLFVMMGILLWSSISKTFFLPSLWTLEMAQFAMVTYYIMGGPYSLQMGSNVRMDLFYHTWNDRKKAWFDAFTIFFLLIYLGVLIWGGVGSTAYSLGYWGDAPFSYFWGLITGAEEIGRLERSSTAWRPYAWPIKSIMVLGFFLMLLQAISELFKDIARIRGNEIGVTRT
- a CDS encoding TRAP transporter large permease, which codes for MSQEYIAIFMFASMMLMLFTGQRVFGAIGAVGAIAALSLWGVGGQDIPFSAAMKLMKWYPLLTLPMFIFMGYVLSESRLADDLYRMFHVWMGPVNGGLAIGTIGLMVLVSAMNGLSVAGMAIGATIALPELLRRGYDKIMVTGVIQAGSSLGILVPPSVVLVLYAMIARQPVGQLWLAGVLPGLMMATLFVVYIWLRCKFQPHLGPAMEDAHEVSRAEKLRLLGAGVLPLAIFAAMMVPFVNGWTSLVESSAIGALTALFASVAKRRMTWHIFETCTKQTLLISCMFMWIILAALGFGAVFDGLGAVKAIDNLFTDQLGLNPWVILILMQLSFIIMGTFLDDTAMLVIVAPLYVPLVKVLGFDLIWYGVLYTITTQIAYMTPPFGYNLFLMRAMAPPEIGLGDIYRSIVPFVLIMGVALAIIMIFPQIALWLPNYVYGK
- a CDS encoding TRAP transporter substrate-binding protein, with the protein product MTTRRKFLTTAGVGMAAAPLATPALAQSTIKWRMQTYAGPALAAHVIDPAIAMFNKIAGDRMQIELFYADQLVPTGELFRAMQKGTIDAVQSDDDSMASPTDVTVFGGYFPFASRYSLDVPVLFNQYGLNEIWDEEYSAVGIKHVSAGSWDPCHFATKDPINSLADLKGKRVFTFPTAGRFLSQFGVVPVTLPWEDIEVAVQTGELDGVAWSGITEDYTVGWADVTDYFLTNNISGAWAGSFFTNLDRWNELPEDLQTLFRVCCDQSHYYRQWWYWGGEASLRVNGDKMKLTTIPDEEWAQVEEAAVKFWDEIAAESPTKAKVVEIFRKYNSDMQKAGRPYRYG
- a CDS encoding N-formylglutamate amidohydrolase encodes the protein MESQSLKSTFGPAVHVDQMADAPSVIVVCEHATNRVPAHLAGLGLDDDILTRHIAWDPGALPVAKGLAQKMNAVLVHGGISRLVYDCNRPPDAPDAIPVRSEVFEIPGNTDLSDVARAARVDHVYRPFSSMLTEQIGVHRAYLRMMVTVHSFTPVYRDQMRAVQIGILHGDDDRLAHAMMQSIPADLGMEVQLNEPYAASDGVAHTLNHHAVPYGLPNVMIEIRNDLIETADQQSGIALMLANWIAVAEATMTERNTT